The following nucleotide sequence is from Gasterosteus aculeatus chromosome 5, fGasAcu3.hap1.1, whole genome shotgun sequence.
TCGATTTAAAACGGGCCGCTTTATTCTCACCTCCTTCAGGACACCGGTGACATGACAGGTTATTATTCAGCTTGTAACAGTATCATCGACCCGACACACATGAATGGTGTAGTTATTGTGATTACTACTCATATTATTGATCATGATTAAGGATCGTACATGAGTACACACCATTAGTCGGCGTTGTGTGTATCAAAATGTTGGCGTCacttgttgttggtgttgtgtgtgtaatctATGTGACAGCAGATATAACGCCTCGGATTCCACAGGAttattctttaaataaatgtaattgaaaatgGCAACTAAATCTCCTaacaacggtgtttgtgtttctcttgCAGTTCTCTATCAGTGGGCACCAAGACGGGCTACCGGCTCTTCTCCGTCACTGCTGTGGACAAACTGGACTGCATCCACGAGGGAGGTAAGACCCATGCTGGAAGTCAAAGTGACGACGACGACGTCGCGTTGCAGTCAGGCGGCGCGGCTTCGCCAAACACCGCGGAGCCCGTGGTCGGGTTGACTCTGGTCACGCAGCGGCGTGTTTGCTCTTCTGCGCGCACAGAGTCAACACAGGAAGTGTGCTAATCCTCCAACGGCCACAGCGAAAGCAGAAGCGCTGAGCTCAAGTCCCCCCGCGGGGGTCGAGGGGCCCGGCGGTCTCTGCTCACGCGCCGTCCATAATGTGGGCTGATTTTAAAGTGAAAGGATGCGacgctctctcctctctccccagtAGAGAGCCCGGACGTCTACATAGTGGAGCGGCTGTTCTCCAGCagcctggtggtggtggtcggcGTGTCCATGCCGCGGCGGATGAACGTGTACCACTTCAAGAAAGGCACGGAGATTTGTAACTACAGCTACTCCAACAACATCCTCTCCGTGCGCCTCAACAGACAGGTGTGTGGTGGAAATCCCTTGTGAgtggatttagcccttgtgagaGATCAAAAGTGTCTtgaacttgctttgtgattaagtatttattactaactagaatctagaaaaatgataaagaatacagaaatcaatcaatcaatcaatcagcacgagccgtaagcacagacagaagtcaaatgactacaattcagctgaaaagggacagaaatgttccttcccccaaaaggagcaggaagaagtTTCTAGGGGAgaccaggagcttttatacatctctgaaggtcCGAGGAATGGTAACCACCTGTCGTTTGGGGAACCTCCATGACCCCCTCTTGGTGGGACCTGGTCAATCATATTCGACAGGTAGAGACGGgcggaaaagaagaagaacacgatACGGTCTGTCCAGGCCTCATATGGAAACCTGGACGCCATCGTGGACacggtcaggtcacgagtttccccCAAAAGAAAAAGGTCACGTACGAGTTCTCGAGACCCTCAAAATGGGGCGTGAATGGGCAGGGAGCGCGTTCACCACGCCTGCAACCCGCGGGTCTAGTTCACCTCTGTTGATCTGTCACCTCAGCGGCTGGTGGTTTGCCTGGAGGAGTCCGTCTACATCCACAATATCAAGGACATGAAACTACTGAAAACCCTGCTGAACACGCCCGCCAACCCCACAGGTAGACCCGCCCCGCCGCACAGACACCCGCGTCCCGTAGAGACGAGTATAAGAGCTTCCTCGCCCCCCTCTCGTAGGCCTTTGCGCTCTCTCCGTCAACCACAGCAACTCCCACCTGGCGTACCCCGGCAGCGCCACCGTCGGAGAGATCACCGTCTACGACGCCAACAACCTGGTAGGCTAGACTTAGACAAACCAGCGCGTCGGCTCCtgcccgcgcccccccccccccccgtcctcaccGGTGCTTTTGCCCCCCCTGCAGAGCACCCTGACGCTGATCCAAGCCCACGACAGCCCCCTGGCGGCGCTCGCCTTCAACGCCTCCGGCACCAAACTGGCCAGCGCCTCGGAGAAGGTGAGgattctttttccttttaatccCCCCGTTCTGTTTCGTTGTCCTGCgtgtgatgttgttgttgtctccaCCTTGTCCTCCGCAGGGCACCGTCATCAGAGTCTTCAGCGTCCCTGAAGGACAGCGGCTCTTTGAGTTCCGCAGAGGCATGAAGAGGTTAGCGCTCACTTATTTTCCCGCGAGACAGACGAGATGGTTTGCGGCGGCGGTTCAAATGAGCCGTCTGTGACTTTTAACTGTTGCTCATGAGGTTAGTGAGGCAGAGACGAGGGGAAACCGACTCAGAGGCACTGTGGAGGCTTTTAACAcactgtggggggaaaaaacagtcTACACTTGAGCCAATTGTTGTTTTGTGACAAATGTTCTTTCGTTATTCGTTATTTGATTCTCTCCCGTCCCTTCGTCCGTGTCAGATATGTCCGCATTAGTTCATTGTCCTTCAGCGCCGACGCCCAGTTCCTGTGTGCCTCCAGCAACACGGAGACGATCCATATCTTTAAACTGGAACAGCACAgccccaggtacacacacacacacacacacacacacgtttagtTGCAGACCTGTAAAATGTCGGACTAGAAGTCTTCCTCCCGCGTGTTGTCCTGATGTAATTCTCCCACGTGCACCGTTAACCGTGTCCTTCCAGTCGAGACGAGCAGTCGCCCACGTGGTCGGCCTACATGGGCAAAATGTTCACAGCAGCCAGCACCTACCTGCCCTCCCAGGTGTCCGACATGATGCACCAGGACAGAGCCTTCGCCACCGTGCGACTCAACACGTCCGGCCTGAAGAACATCAGCGCCCTCGCCACGTAAGGCCGAGCGAGACGAGGGGGGGTTAAGAAGTGTGTTGATGTGTGGTGAATacacattgtgtgtgcgtgtgcgttgtgCTGGTCAGGATTCAGAAGCTCCCTCGCCTGCTGGTGGCGTCCTCAGACGGGTCTCTCTACATTTATAACGTGGACCCACAGGACGGCGGCGAGTGCGCCCTGATCCAAAAACACAGGCGCGTATGTCTCATTGAGCCCGGTTTCGCCCTGCGAGTCGCCCGCAGCGGTGTCGTgacgtccttgtcctcctccgtcCGCGCAGGCTGTTCGACtccagcgaggaggaggtgggaccgaaggaggaggaggaggaggaggagaacccgGAAGATGTTCCTCCTCAACCAGCCAGCCAATCGTACGCCGCCACTGTGGCTCTGGCCTCGACCCCGCCCTCCTCCACCGCGCTCATGGGTACGTTACCGCCGATCAGAACCCTCCCAGCGTCCCCAAACCCCCGCTGCGTGCCGCGTGCACAAAtggccttcctcctccctttcccccGCCCAGGTTACTCCGAGGAAGGTGGAGCCCAGAAGGGGGAGGTCATCCCGGAGCACGAGTTCGCCGAGGGTCCCGTCTGTCTGGACGACGAGAACGAGTTCC
It contains:
- the LOC120819385 gene encoding WD repeat domain phosphoinositide-interacting protein 1 isoform X2; the protein is MEPRESRDAPDGADAHREFMCASFNQDTTSLSVGTKTGYRLFSVTAVDKLDCIHEGESPDVYIVERLFSSSLVVVVGVSMPRRMNVYHFKKGTEICNYSYSNNILSVRLNRQRLVVCLEESVYIHNIKDMKLLKTLLNTPANPTGLCALSVNHSNSHLAYPGSATVGEITVYDANNLSTLTLIQAHDSPLAALAFNASGTKLASASEKGTVIRVFSVPEGQRLFEFRRGMKRYVRISSLSFSADAQFLCASSNTETIHIFKLEQHSPSRDEQSPTWSAYMGKMFTAASTYLPSQVSDMMHQDRAFATVRLNTSGLKNISALATIQKLPRLLVASSDGSLYIYNVDPQDGGECALIQKHRLFDSSEEEVGPKEEEEEEENPEDVPPQPASQSYAATVALASTPPSSTALMGYSEEGGAQKGEVIPEHEFAEGPVCLDDENEFPPFGNQSN
- the LOC120819385 gene encoding WD repeat domain phosphoinositide-interacting protein 1 isoform X1, producing the protein MEPRESRDAPDGADAHREFMCASFNQDTTSLSVGTKTGYRLFSVTAVDKLDCIHEGVESPDVYIVERLFSSSLVVVVGVSMPRRMNVYHFKKGTEICNYSYSNNILSVRLNRQRLVVCLEESVYIHNIKDMKLLKTLLNTPANPTGLCALSVNHSNSHLAYPGSATVGEITVYDANNLSTLTLIQAHDSPLAALAFNASGTKLASASEKGTVIRVFSVPEGQRLFEFRRGMKRYVRISSLSFSADAQFLCASSNTETIHIFKLEQHSPSRDEQSPTWSAYMGKMFTAASTYLPSQVSDMMHQDRAFATVRLNTSGLKNISALATIQKLPRLLVASSDGSLYIYNVDPQDGGECALIQKHRLFDSSEEEVGPKEEEEEEENPEDVPPQPASQSYAATVALASTPPSSTALMGYSEEGGAQKGEVIPEHEFAEGPVCLDDENEFPPFGNQSN